In Chitinivibrionales bacterium, the sequence CAATTGTATCGCCCATGTAGCCGGATTTCCCACTTTTGAAGGAGAGATCGATCCTCCGTTTGATGATGCCGCTGTGGCTGCAGTACGCCTCTCACCGGAACGTCTTCGGGTAATAACCGAAAACACCTTGAATTATGAGAAAAAAACAGAGTCCCTTCTTGATTTCATGACCTGAGGTGCCCGAGATTATTTTTAATAAAAACCACAGGGATAAAAGAGCATGAATGTTTTTGGAAAGCTGAAAGAAGGACTCAATAAGACACGTTCCCAGATTGCTACAATCGTAGGAAAGGCTGTCTTTGACGATTCATTTTACGATACCATTGAAGAGGCTTTGATCAGTGCTGATATCGGGATGGATTTGAGTCTGGAGATTATCGATGAAATGAAAGATGCTATTGCGCGACAGGGGATCACCGATGCTAAAGAGGCCTATGATCTCATGAAAAAGATCATCGCCGATAGTCTTCATGTGGTTCAATTCCCCGATGAGTTTCCTCCCAAGCCGTGGACTGTTCTTGTTGTTGGCGTAAACGGCGTAGGTAAAACCACGACGATCGGCAAGCTCTGTCATGAGTATACCCGTGAGGGAAAAGATGTTGTATTGGGTGCCGCCGATACCTTTCGCGCGGGCGCTGTGGAACAGCTGAGAATCTGGGCTCAGCGCAATAACGCCGGTTTTGTTTCTCAGGACATAGGCGCAGATCCGGCATCGGTGGCATTCGATGCACTGGAAGCCGCGCAATCGCGGGGGAGTGATGTTCTTCTCCTGGATACCGCCGGCCGCCTTCATACAAAAGCCAACCTGATGAATGAACTTCAGAAAATAGTCCGGGTACTTCGCCGGAAAGCGGCCCATGTACCCAATGAAATTCTTCTGGTTATCGATGCCACCACCGGACAGAATGCACTCCGTCAGGCCCGGGTTTTCAATGACGCCCTGGGACTCACCGGACTAATTATTACCAAGCTCGATGGTACGGCAAAGGGCGGTATTGCCGTTGCCTTAACAAAAGAGCTCAATATACCGATCCGGAAAATCGGCGTAGGGGAGGGGATAGAAGATCTTCAGGATTTCGACCCCCAGGCCTAT encodes:
- the ftsY gene encoding signal recognition particle-docking protein FtsY, with the protein product MNVFGKLKEGLNKTRSQIATIVGKAVFDDSFYDTIEEALISADIGMDLSLEIIDEMKDAIARQGITDAKEAYDLMKKIIADSLHVVQFPDEFPPKPWTVLVVGVNGVGKTTTIGKLCHEYTREGKDVVLGAADTFRAGAVEQLRIWAQRNNAGFVSQDIGADPASVAFDALEAAQSRGSDVLLLDTAGRLHTKANLMNELQKIVRVLRRKAAHVPNEILLVIDATTGQNALRQARVFNDALGLTGLIITKLDGTAKGGIAVALTKELNIPIRKIGVGEGIEDLQDFDPQAYVDAMFGDIK